The following coding sequences lie in one Apium graveolens cultivar Ventura chromosome 1, ASM990537v1, whole genome shotgun sequence genomic window:
- the LOC141717795 gene encoding protein FAR1-RELATED SEQUENCE 5-like — MTSYLFDYSSSSSDHNDFNYVTPHTKKKVYRKIFNDDEVIDVDSIEDKVNDPGKRKTHSDDDVGFGWKNHDVHGDSDDSNDSFNGDDDEKINDENFIGNMNDVVPCVGMMFDSLDEAESFYRGYGRSIGFEVIIRSSHKHSRNGGISSRLYIYRRGGRLGPKPLEVEDRAKGKRPRDVIPRTCCRARMCVAHKVSSNKWEVTKVNLEHNHAMVTSDKVNFMQRSRNIDPFTRSLIELFNKSGIETPKVMNLLSETCGGIEKIGFSAQDVRNVIRDIRRRVFDSGDAECGLDLLRDLQKQSDGNFFYRVDVDEENRVRGLVWVDPRSLNAYKNFGDVVTFDSTYQTNRYDMPFIPITGVNHHNQNILFGFALIRDEKETTYRWVLKTWLEAVDNKPPITIITDQDIALSNAISEVMPNTNHTYCTWHISSKFPEKLSTLYTQYSEFKTDFNACIYKSLSPTEFEGMWEDLKEKYDLENHNWLNDMYAIRRQWVFAFTKQHFAAGMTTTSRSESMNSFFDEYVKASTGLKEFIENSQKALDSQ, encoded by the coding sequence ATGACTtcttatttatttgattattcaAGTTCATCTAGTGATCATAAcgattttaattatgttaccccCCACACAAAAAAGAAGGTTTATCGTAAAATCTTTAATGATGATGAAGTAATAGATGTTGATAGTATTGAAGATAAAGTTAATGATCCGGGGAAGCGAAAAACACATAGTGATGATGATGTTGGTTTCGGTTGGAAGAATCACGATGTTCACGGTGATTCCGATGATAGTAATGATTCTTTTAATGGCGATGATGATGAAAAAATTAATGATGAAAATTTTATTGGAAATATGAATGATGTAGTTCCTTGTGTTGGTATGATGTTTGATTCGTTGGATGAAGCGGAAAGTTTTTATCGAGGTTATGGTCGAAGTATAGGGTTCGAGGTAATTATTCGAAGTAGTCATAAGCATTCAAGAAATGGTGGTATATCGTCACGTTTGTATATATATCGAAGGGGTGGAAGATTGGGCCCAAAACCCTTGGAAGTTGAAGATAGGGCTAAAGGGAAACGACCTCGAGATGTTATTCCTCGAACTTGTTGTCGTGCTCGTATGTGTGTTGCTCACAAAGTAAGCTCAAATAAATGGGAAGTAACCAAGGTCAACCTAGAGCACAATCATGCTATGGTTACATCGGATAAGGTAAATTTCATGCAAAGATCACGCAACATAGATCCGTTTACCCGATCTTTGATTGAGTTATTCAACAAATCGGGTATCGAGACCCCGAAAGTGATGAATTTACTTAGTGAGACGTGTGGTGGTATTGAAAAAATTGGTTTTTCCGCTCAAGACGTACGAAATGTAATACGTGACATTCGAAGACGGGTTTTTGATTCCGGTGATGCGGAGTGTGGATTGGATTTGTTACGAGACTTGCAAAAACAAAGTGATGGCAATTTTTTCTACCGAGTGGATGTGGATGAGGAGAATCGGGTTAGGGGTTTGGTGTGGGTTGATCCTCGTTCGCTTAACGCGTACAAGAATTttggagatgtggtgactttcgACTCGACATATCAGACTAATAGGTATGACATGCCTTTTATTCCAATTACGGGAGTGAATCACCACAACCAAAATATTTTGTTTGGATTTGCACTTATAAGGGACGAGAAAGAGACTACTTATAGATGGGTTTTGAAGACTTGGTTGGAAGCGGTCGATAACAAGCCACCTATTACCATTATTACGGATCAAGACATCGCTTTAAGTAATGCCATTTCCGAGGTTATGCCTAACACCAACCATACATATTGTACGTGGCATATTAGTAGCAAGTTTCCCGAGAAACTATCTACTTTGTATACTCAATACTCGGAGTTCAAGACGGATTTTAATGCATGTATCTACAAGTCATTGTCACCAACGGAATTTGAAGGTATGTGGGAGGACTTGAAagagaaatatgatcttgaaaatCACAATTGGCTAAATGATATGTACGCAATTAGACGACAATGGGTTTTTGCTTTCACGAAACAACATTTTGCCGCCGGTATGACTACCACCTCAAGGAGCGAGTCTATGAATTCATTTTTTGATGAGTATGTGAAAGCGTCGACCGGGTtgaaagaattcattgagaattCACAAAAAGCTTTGGACTCACAATAA